GCCGGAGGCCTTTAAATTTCTATTTCACAATCTCAGGTCATCTATGGTATAAATCGGTCATCATGAGTGCCTGTCGTTATCATCCGGAACGGGAAGGGGTATTCCCTTGTCAAAAACATCAAATTTATTACTGCCAGGACTGTTTTGGACAAGGGGTGTCCTGTACCGACCCCAATCTTTTTTGTAAATTCCGTCCCCAGTGCCTGATCAACGAATCGGAGAAGGAACGGGAGGAAGAGAAAAAAATACTGCCTTCAAAGCTCAAAGCTGAAGGTTCGGGGGAGTAGGGGGCAGAGATCAGAGGTCGGGGATCGGGGATCAGATGAAAGGTTCAAAGTTCGAGGTCCCCGAGGCAGGAAAAGAAAAGAGCAAGATCCAAACTTCCTGAAACCGGCTCTTGCTCGAGAATTAAATCTCTGACCTGGGACCTGGGACCTGGGACCCTTTTTTGGTAATGAGGACCTTGTCCACCCTTTTCCCGTCCATGTCCACTACTTCAAAATGTAAATCCTCCCACTCAAAATTTTCTGAAGGGTGTGGGACCCGCCCCATCTGCATCATTATGAAGCCGCCCAGGGTCTGAAAGTGCCCCAGGCCCTCGTCAGGCAAACGCCCCAGGCCAAAAATTTCTTTAAACTCATCGACCGGCATCATCCCGTCCACCAACCAGGAACCGTCTTCCCTCTGAACGGCCTGTGGTTCCGTTGTCTGGTCTTGCGATGAAATCTCTCCCACTAAGGACTCCAAAAGATCGTTCAAGGTCACCAGACCCTGGATCCCTCCATATTCATCCACCACTAAAGCCAGGTGGGGTCGGGACTTTTTAAACAATTCCAAAAGGTGCATGGCCGGTGCATTTTCCGGAATGAAGAGGGCCGGACTCATTTTTTCCTTAAGGTCCATCGTTCGGCCGGAGAGCCCCTGGACCAGCAAATCCTTGGCCAACACCACCCCCAAGAGGTTGTCTAAATCATCTTGGGCCACCGGAAAACGGGAATAAGGGTTCATCATGATCTTGGTCCGATTTTCTTCAAAAGGGGCATTCACGTCAAGCCAGACGATCTCCAGGCGTGGGGTCATCAGCACCCCGACTTCCCGGTCGGCCAAACGAAAAACACTTTTAACCAAATCCTTTTCCGCTTCAGCAAAAATCCCTTCACGGGTGCCTTGCTCGATCAGGATTTTAATTTCCTCTTCGGTAATGGGCGATTCTTGGGAAGGCTGGTGGCCCAGGAGTTTCAAAACCCTTTCCGAGGAATAGGTCAAAACCTGAACCAGAGGGTGGGCGATGGCAGACACCAGACGGAGGGGAACGGCTATGGCCGAGGCTATCCGTTCCGGGTTGTTCAGGGCCAGGTGTTTAGGCACCAGTTCACCGATAACGATGGTTAGGTAGGTCAGACCAAGAACCACGACCCCAAGGGCAATGATTTCGCTATATTGACTTAAATAAGGGATTTCTTTTAAATAAGCCTTAAGAGAAAAGGCCACGGTTGACCCACCAAAGGCCCCGGCCAGGATGCCGATCAGCGTGATTCCAACCTGGATGGTCGACAAAAACCGATTAGGCGCTCGGGCCAGTTCCAGGGCTATCCGGGCCCGGTAGTTTCCTTCATTGACCCAATGCTGGAGGAGGGACTTGCGGGAGGAAACTAAGGCCATCTCGGCCATGGCAAACAAGCCGTTACAGATCATAAGCAGAAAAAGAATCAGGATCTCCATAGGAAACTCCCCAAAAAAGAAAAGCCCCATAGGGACGATCTGCCAGTGGGGCTTTTAAACAAAATCTTGGTGGAGGCGGCGGGAGTTGAACCCGCGTCCGAAAATACATCCTTTAGGCCTCTACATACTTATCCTGGTTATTTAAATTTCACTTTTGAGGGATCCACCAGGCGGGAGACCTCAAAAGCTATCCTGTAAAAGGTTTCGCCTTTCCGACTACAGGCCGTTCGGTCAGACTATCCTGCTATGTGACATCCTTATCTTCCTCGCAGGAAAGAAAGACAGAATGTTGGCCGACTAAGCGGCCAAGGCGTAATCGTAGTTGTCTGCGATTATTGTTTCCTATCTGTTTTACGAGCCGATAGGACCTCGGTATGCCACCTAAATTTAGTATCCCCGTCGAAGCCGTTTCGCCCCCTTTGGTAAGTAAATAAAGTTTCAAGATGCAAGATGCAGGTTTCAAGCATGAAAAATCCGGACCTTGAATCTATTCTCATGATTCGTGGTACCCTCACGGACATGATAATTTTAAATTAATATAATGATCATCCACCCTAAAGTCAAGCTGGTTGTTTCGGAAACTTCTGACAGGATTTACCGTCTGTAAATCCTGTTAATCCTGTCAGGCAGGTTAATTCTTGCCCCGGATCTGGCGGTCGGCCTCCCGTTTCATATCCCTTTTTCGTATGGTTTCTCTTTTATCGTACAATTTTTTCCCCTTAGCCAGGGCCAGTTCCACCTTGGCCTTACCTTTACGAAAGTAGATCCGAAGCGGTACTAAAGTAAACCCTTTCTCCTGGATTTTTCCGGTCAGCCTTTTGATTTCCTGTTTATGCAGAAGGAGCTTCCGGGTCCGGGTTGGATCCTGTTCATTTAAAGGGGAATTTTCATAGGGGCTGATATGGACCTCATATAAAAACACTTCCCCGGCCTTTGTTCTGGCATAACTGTCTTTGAGATTGGCCCGTCCCAGACGAAGGGATTTGACCTCCGGCCCGGTGAGTATCAATCCGGCTTCGATGGTCTCCTGAATCTGGTAATCATGATGGGCCTTGCGATTTTGACAAATTATTTTGATATGTTCGGACATAATTTACCCAAATGTTCAATAAAGCATCGACCCGTCGGCCTTGAAACTATCGGAGAACCATTGGACCATCTCTTTGTGGACATAGGTATTGACCTCTTCGGTGGTATTCAAGGTAAAAATCTTTTCTAAAAACGCCTTGGATTCCTTATAGGAGGTCATCCGGATTATCCGCTTGACCCGAGGGACGGACATGGGGTTCATGCTCAGTTCATCCAGCCCAAACCCTAATAAAATCGGGATATACAAGGGTTCTCCGGCCATCTCCCCGCACATGGCCACCGGGATGCCGGCCCGGTGGCCGGCCTCGATCGTCTGTTGGATCAGGCGCAGGATGGCCGGATGCAAAGGCTGATACATATGGGCCACATGTTCATTGACCCGGTCGATGGCCAGGGCATATTGAATCAAATCATTGGTTCCAATACTGAAAAAATCCACCTCCCGGGCCAACAAATCAGCCATAGCCACGGCCGATGGGATCTCGATCATGATGCCGATGGGGATCCGGGCCTCAAAGGGGACGTTTTCTTTTTGAAGTTCCTCTTTGACCTCGTTGAGGATAGTCTTGGCCTGAAAGACCTCATCGACATCGGAAATCATGGGAAAAAGGATTTTCAAATTCCCATAGGAACTGGCCCTTAAGATGGCCCGCAACTGCCTTTTAAAAATATCGACTTCCTTCAGGCAAAAACGGATGGCTCGCAACCCCAGGGCAGGGTTCATCTCATCGGCCAGATCGAGGTGAGAGGCGAACTTATCACCGCCGATATCGAGGGTCCTGATCGTAACCGGGTGGGGGGCCATGATCTGGGCTACTTTTTTAAAATTCTCAAAGAGGGTTTGTTCTGTCGGCAGTTCTTTTTGGCTTAAATACAGAAACTCGGTCCGGAAAAGTCCGATCCCTTCCGCCCCGTTAGCCAACACCGTAGCAATCTCTTCCAGGAATTCTATATTGGCCCTGGTCTTGATGCGACACCCATCCAGGGTTTCGGCCGGCAAATGGCTGTATTTAGCCATTTCGGTCCGATATTCCCCATATTTTCTCTTTTTTTGTTGAAAATATTCCAGGGTTTCCGGATCAGGGTTTAAGACTACCTGGCCATCATTTCCATCGATAATAATCAGGTCACCACTGTTGACTTCCTGGGTGATCCGTTCCAGACCGACCACGGCCGGAATCTCCAGGGACTGGGCAATGATAGCGGTATGGGAAGTCTTTCCGCCCATATCGGTCACAAAACCCAGAACATTGTCCAAACGCATCTGGGTGGTATCGGCCGGCGACAGATCGTGGGCCACCACAATGACCTGGCCCTGGATATCGCTCAATTTTTCCACCTCGGTCCCGGTCAGATTTCGAAGGATCCGTTCGGAAACATCCATTACATCCTTGACCCGGTTCCGGATGTATTCATCCTTGATTCTGGAAAAAATCTCTTGCGCCTTTTCCACGGCCTTTTTCAAGGCCCATTCGGCATTAATCTGTTCCTTCTGGATGGCTTCCAGGGTTTGATCATAAATCATCCGATCCTTTAAAATCAATCGGTGGGAATCTATGATCCCGGCGTGATCTTTTATTTCTTCCGGGATCTCCAGGATAATCTGATGCAGTTGGCCATCGGCCTTGGCGACCGCTTCCTTGAATCGTTCCCTTTCCGGTTCTATCTGGCTTTCATCGAGGAGGTACTGATAAACGACCTTCACCCGACTCCGATCGACCAGATAGGCCCGTCCGATGGCCACACCACTGGAGGCCCCGATCCCTTTCAGGATCGGGTTGACAGGCTCCCTCTCCATCACAGGCTTATTCTTCTCCGAACTTTTCATTGATCAGCCTTTCCATGGCTTCCAAGAGTTTTTCAGCATCCGGACCTTCGGCCTGCAGCAAGATGTCCGAACCCAGAGGACAGGCCAGGGTCAAAATATTAAGTATGCTTTTCCCGTCTATTTCTTGACCATCAAACCGAATAATCAGATTTGAGGCAAATTCATTACTCAATTGAACCATTTTTGCGGCTGCTCGGGCATGAAGACCTAATCGATTTTTTATGACTAACTGTTTTTCCATATTTTCTGGGTACCGCATTCAATTTATAAATGTTGTCCTTGGAGTTTATCGAGTGGGCTGTATGATTCATCGATATCCGTTCAAAAATTCGGACCATCAGGCTCAACGGATCTATCCGGCGGTCCCAGCACGAGGCAATACTCCCCTCTGGGTTCCCGATCCGACAACTGCCGGGACAACTCACTGATGGATCCGGCAAGGATCTCTTCGTAAACTTTGGTGAGTTCCCTGCTCAGAACCGCTTCCCTCTCCCCCAAGACGGTCTGGATCTCCTGAAGGAGATTCCCAATCCGGTGGGGGGCCTCATAAAAAATAAGGGTTCTCTTCTGTTCTTTCATTTCCTCGAGGATCTTTTTACGGCGGCTTTTTCGCCGGGGCAAAAAGCCCAGAAAAACGAAGGAGTCCCCGGGAAATCCCGATGCACTCAAGGCACAGGTCAGGGCCGAAGGCCCTGGAATAGGGACCACCGCAATATGGGCCTGGCGGGCCTCCTGGACCAACTCTTTCCCCGGATCACTGACCCCCGGGGTCCCGCCATCAGTAACCAGACTAATCTGTTTCCCTTCCCGGAGCTGTCCGAGCAGATAAGGGATCTTTCTGAATTTATTATTTTCATGATAGCTGGTCAGGGGCGAATGAATCTCATAAGCGGAAAAAAGTTTTTGGGTCCTCCTCGTATCTTCGGCCGCAACCAGATCGGACTCTTTCAACACCTCCAGTGCCCGCAAGGTTATATCCTTCAAATTCCCCAGGGGGGTGGCGACAACGTACAAGGTGCCTTTTTCCTTAATTTCCTTCATTTTTATGATTTTTCTTATCTGTTTGCTTTCCACTGGGAGCGGACGGTAGTTGCCTTTGGTCCCTCTGACCCTGAAGCAAAAAACATCTAACTCCTGTTAATCCTGTCAAATTTTCTTCTTTGAGCTTTCAGCTTTGAGCTTTGAGCAGGTTTTAATACGCCAGGTCAAAGGCGTTTCGGAACAGTTCGATTTTCTCCTGCCCCTGATCCAGGTCAATGGCCACCACATCAAAACGGGCCGGCTGGTCCGAGAGAGAATGGCGTTTTAAATAGTCCAGGGCCACCATGGACAATTTCCGCTGTTTCTTAGGTCCCACGGCCCATTTGGCCGTTCCAAAATCAGCAGACAAACGGGTCTTGACTTCAATAAAGGCCAGGGTCTTTCCCTCCCGGGCGATAATATCAATTTCCCCCAAAGGGGATTTAAAATTCCTTTCCAGGACTTTATACCCCTTTTTCTTAAGGAGTTCATAGGCCAAGTCCTCTCCTCTCCGACCTACCCGGGAACGCGGGTCCTTAGCCGCCATTATAGTCCTCATCGGCAACGGTTCCTTTAAAGCTCAATCGATGGAGCCGGGATGGACCGTATCTCTTCAAGGCCGCCAGATGCTCTCGAGTCCCATATCCTTTATTGCTGAAAAAATTATATTGCGGGAAATGGTAATGCCATGATTCCATCAGCTTGTCCCGAACAACCTTGGCGACAATAGAGGCGGCCCCGATAGAGTGGCTCAAACGATCCCCCTTGATCAGACATTCCTGAATGATCGGCAGGTTTAAGGGATGGTTCCCATCGATAAGGACCAGGTCAGGTCTTGGATTCAGGTTGGAAACCGCATTTTCCATGGCCTTTAAGGAAGCTTGGAGGATATTGAGGCGATCAATATTCCGGGGGCCCAGAACCCCAAAACCAATGGCCAAAGCGCTTTGTTTAATCAGGGGAAACAGGAATTCTCGTTTTTCAGGGGTTAATTGTTTGGAGTCGGTAACCCCGGGGATAAAGACCCCCCGGGCAAAAACGACCGCCGCCGCCACTACCGGACCGGCCAAAGGTCCCCGCCCGACCTCATCCACACCGGCAATCAGGACTGCCTCCGGCCGGTCCATTTTATTTTCATAAAATTCAGGGGACTTGTTAACCGGTTTCACAACCAAGAATCCAGAATTCAGGAGTCAGAATTCCCTTCGTGGTGCCCCACCCCTTCCTTCCCCCTCCAGGGGGGCGGGTGAGGGAGGGGGCATGAGGGTTCAGTTCGAAAACAAAGTTTCAACGCACATAGTGAAAAGCCTTGAACCCTGCACCTTGCACCTTGAACCCATTAAGAAGCGTTGGCTTTAGGAGTTACCCGCCGTTCTTTAATCCGGGCGGCTTTACCTTTCAATTCCCTGAGATAATATAACCGCGACCGCCGCACTTTACCCAGGCTGACGATATCAATCCGATCAATAGCCGGGGCATGGAGCGGGAAAATACGTTCGACCCCAACGCCGTAAGAAACCTTGCGGACCGTAAAGGTCGCTCCGGTATTTCCTTTTCTTTTGCGAATAACCACCCCTTCAAAGACCTGGATCCGTTCCTTTTCTCCTTCTTTTATCTTAACATGGACCCGAATCTGATCTCCGGTCCTGAAGTCGGGCAGATCCACCCGCATCTGCTCCTTTTCCAACATAGTCAAGGCATCCATTGTTCTGCTCCTTTAGTTCGAAAATAGAATTCGTCGTTCGTCGTTCGGGGTTCGTCGTTCGTTGAAACCCATTGAATCTTAACCCCATTTTCATGCTTCGTGGTGCGCCCCTGAGGGGCCTTAGAGTTTAGCACGAAAATAGTAGGCACGAGGCTATTGGCTATAGGCGAATAAAAACCCATAAACCCCGTTTAACCTTGCCCATCGCCCATAGCCCCTAAAAAATATTTTCATGCGTTGCGGCTACACGCCGTGGGCATGAGGTTTAATACAGGCTGCTCTTTTAAATTTTTAGTCAGTCCTTGCCTTTTAAAGACCGCAAGATCTCCTGGTCTTCCGGATTCAATCGGTCTTCCTCAATCAAACTGGGCCGCCGTTTTAAGGTCTTGATCAAAGACTGCCGCCGTCTCCAGGCCCGAATCTTGTCATGGTTCCCGGAGACCAGGACTTCAGGGACAAAATGGCCTTTAAAATTTCGGGGCCGGGTGTATTGGGGATATTCCAATAAACCTTCTTCAAAGGTTTCCTCTTTCTCCGAATCAGCACATCCCAGAACCTCGGGGATTAGCCGGATCAAAGAATCCAAAACAACCAGGGCAGCCGGTTCACCGCTGCTTAAGACATAGTCTCCAATCGATATCTGCTCATCACAGAAAAAATCGGCTATCCGCTCGTCGATCCCTTCATATCTTCCACAGATCAGGACAATCCGGGGAATGCCCTTCAATTCTTTGACCCGAGATTGCTTCAGAGGGGTCCCCTGGGGGGTCAAATGGATTACCCGGGGACTCGGTTCAGGGAGCTCCCGAAGCCAGGTCAAGGCCCGGAAGACCGGTTCCGGTTTTAAAACCATCCCCGCCCCACCGCCAAAAGGACGGTCATCCACCGTCCGATGCCGGTCATTGGTAAAATCGCGCAGATTAAAAATCCGAACCCGGATCAGTCCCTTCTCAATCCCCCGATGCAGGAGCCCCTCATTTAAGGGTGAAAAAAAATAACCCGGGGAAAGGGTCAGGATATCAACGATCATCGCCCTCGGCGCGATCATAAGGGTTCCTGACCCGAATTTCTTTTTGGGTCTTGTTGACCGACAGAATAAAGGCCTCAACAGCCGGAACCAGGAATTCCTTTTCTCGATCCCGGATAACCCAGATATCGTGGGCCGGCGTTGAAAATATATCTTCCATAATGCCTAAAAACCGGTCCTCTTCGTTATAGACCCGGCTGCCGATCAACTGGCACCGATAATACTCTCCTTCCGGTAGGGCCTCCAGATCCTTTTCTTCAATTAACAAAGAATATCCCATTAATTCTTCGGCCTGGGATCTATCTTCCAGCCCTTGAAACTTAAGCAGCAAGGAATGGGCTTGAACTTTGGCTTCCAGGATCACCCCTTCCTTCTTTTCTTCGCCTCGGCTCAGAAACAGCTTTCGTCCGGCAAAAAAAGTTTCCTTGGAAGCGGCATAAGAGTGTACTTTTACCTGGCCGCGCAACCCATAAGGTTTGCCGACCTTTCCGATTAACAGGAAGCCCGATTCCTTTTCCTTATTCAATGATTTCCAGGACCGACCGTTTTCTGATCTTAGTGGAAGCCGCACTTAAGATGGTCCGCATGGCCCTGGCGGTCCGCCCTTGTTTTCCGATAACCTTACCCAGGTCCTCCTTGGCCACCTTTAATTCGATGACTGAAGTCTGTTCCCCTTCGATTTCATTAACTTCCACCTGGTCCGGATGATCCACCAATGCCTTTGCAATGTACTTTACCAGCTCTTTCATGCCGCTTACCTCCTCCTTTTGAGTTGCCGAATACCCATAACAGACTGATTCCGCTTATGTTCCCTGGCCTTTATCCGGCCAGAGGATCCATTCCAGTGAATCCTTCTTCATCCCAGGAGAGGGGTGAGGCACCCGCCTCAACAATTAAATTAGGACGCTGATTTTCGCCGATACCCGCAGATAACTATTCTTTATATTCAAAATCTTGACAATCTGCGTCGATCTGCGTCCAAAAAGGAAATTCCTATACCATTTAATTATCCCTTAAGTACGCCGCTGCTTTGAATCAGATTCTTCACAGTGGTTGTCGGTACGGCCCCGACCGAGAGCCATTTTTTCAAGAGATCCTGTTTCCAGGAAACCGACGCCGGTTCTTGATTGGGGTCGTAAGTCCCTACAATCTCTATAAACCGGCCGTCTCTCGGGGAACCGGAATCAGCCACCACCATTCTATAAAAAGGCCGCTTCTTGGCCCCCATCCGGGTCAATCGAATTTTAATCGCCATAATACGCTCCTTGTTTTTTCTTCTTTAAACTAATACGAATTCCCATACTTTCTATATTATGATTTTTCATAGTAACCAAATCCGGTCAAAAAGGCAAGTACCCTCTTTGGAAGGCCTTCCGGCCCCCCTTATTAAACTGTTTAAGCATCTTTTGAATCTGTTCAAAATTCTTAAGCATTTTATTGACTTCCTGCACCGTGGTCCCACTCCCTTTGGCGATACGCCGACGTCGGCTCCCATTGATAATCTGATAGCTTTTTCGTTCGTCCGGGGTCATGGAATTGATAATGGCTTCTGTCCGAACCAGTTCTTTTTCATCCGGTTTGGCATCCTTTAAACCCTTCATCCGGTTTAAACCCGGAATCATTTGTACCATTTGTTCCAAAGAACCCATTTTTTTTATCTGTTTAAGCTGGTCTTTAAAATCGTCCAAGGTAAAGGTTTCCTTGCGGATCTTCTTTTCCAGGGCTTTGGCCTGCTTTTCGTCAAAATGGAGTTGGGCCTTTTCAATCAGGGAAAGGACATCACCCATGCCCAGAATCCGGGAGGCCATCCGGTCGGGATAAAACGGTTCCAGGGCCTCCAACTTTTCTCCGACGCCGATAAATTTAATCGGTTTTTGAATGACCGCCTTGATCGACAAAGCGGCCCCTCCCCTGGCATCCCCCTCCATCTTGGTTAAGATAACACCGGACAACTCCAGCCATTCATTGAATTTCTGGGCCACATTGATGGCGTCCTGACCGGTCATGGCATCGGCCACCAGGAGGATTTCGTTGGGCCGGACCCGTTCCTTGATCTGCTTCAGTTCGGTCATTAAATCCTGATCAATATGCAACCGGCCGGCCGTATCCAGGATCAGGGGATTCAACCCCCGGCCCCGGGCCCATTCCACGGCCCGGCTGCATAATTCCACCGGATTTATTTTCGAATCGGACGGATAGACTTCTACCCCGGCCTGTTCTCCAACCTTGTGGAGTTGGTCTATGGCTGCCGGACGGTAGACATCAGCCGGCACCAGGCCAGGTCGAAAATTCTTTTCTTTCAAATAGATGGCCAGTTTTCCGGCCGTGGTGGTTTTCCCAGAACCTTGAAGCCCGGCCAGCATAATGGCCACCGGGGAGCGCCCGGCCAGATTCAGGTCCTGCCGGGACCCGCCCATCAGATCGGTCAATTCCTCCTGGACGATCTTGATCACTTGCTGGGCCGGAGTGAGACTGGCCAGGACTTCCTGACCCAAAGACCGATCTCGAACCAGATCGATAAAATCCTTGGCCACCTTGTAATGGACGTCGGCCTCCAGTAAAGCCATCCGTACCTCCCGAAGACCTTCTTTCATATTGGCTTCGGATAATTTTCCCTGACCTTTCAATTTCTTAAAGGTCAGATTCAGACGATCGGATAAGGACTCAAACATATTCCCCTTCTGGTAAAAATAATAAATTTATAATAATATTTTTTTTTTGCAGTGGTGTCAAGAAATTATGTGAATTTTTTCATTGAAAATAATAAGCACCCCTTTTTTTGAAAGATGCCCCGGGGATGGCGGGAACCAATTGACATGAGCCCTCCTTTATGGTTATAAATCAAACCATGAATAAAAAAAGCAAAGGGCTGACAGAAGATAATTTTTATAGGATAATACTGGACGCCATTCCTTCACCGGTATTTGTCGTCCAGGAGGATGTCAAGATCGTCGACACCAATACGGCAGCTTCCGGGATGTTGGGCGAAGCCCCTTCTTTAATCATTCGCAAACGGGCCGGTGAAGCCCTTCATTGTCTGCATTCTACCGAGGTATCGGAAGGCTGCGGAAGGGCTCCCCATTGCCGGGATTGTATTATCAGAAATTCTGTTAATGACGCACTGAAAGGAAAGAAACAGATCCGTCAAAAGACCAGGATGGAGATTGCCCGGGAGGGGAAAACCGCCAAGGCCTTCTTCCTGGTGACCACCGTACCGTTTGACTTTCACGGGGAAAAACTGGTCCTGATTATTCTGGAAGATATAGGCGAATTGGTGGCTCTGAAAAGCTTTCTGCCGATTTGTGTTCATTGCAAAAAGATCAGGAACGACCAGGAGTATTGGCAAAACGTGGAAGCCTATTTCAAGTCTCACCTGGATATCAATTTCAGCCATGGCCTCTGTCCGGATTGCATCAAGAAGTTGTATCCGGACTATTAAGAATTCCTGGGGAAAGGCTCACATCTGAACACGCCCGAAGGAGATAGGCGGTCCACTACTTATTTAGGTCCAATAAACCAGGAGAAGGCCCGATATGTTTAAGGTCAGCCCCCAAAAAATAATCCAATTAGACCCGGATCAAAGAAACCGTGTTTACGCCAGGATCAAGCAAGGGGCCATTTTTCGAGCCGGAGCAGGGCTATTGATCCTGGGATTTGTAGTCGCGGGTTACCTGGCGGGCATTACCAGAGTTCCCCATATAATCGGTATCA
This is a stretch of genomic DNA from Deltaproteobacteria bacterium. It encodes these proteins:
- a CDS encoding PAS domain-containing protein; this translates as MVINQTMNKKSKGLTEDNFYRIILDAIPSPVFVVQEDVKIVDTNTAASGMLGEAPSLIIRKRAGEALHCLHSTEVSEGCGRAPHCRDCIIRNSVNDALKGKKQIRQKTRMEIAREGKTAKAFFLVTTVPFDFHGEKLVLIILEDIGELVALKSFLPICVHCKKIRNDQEYWQNVEAYFKSHLDINFSHGLCPDCIKKLYPDY